From the Terriglobia bacterium genome, the window CCGGGACGCCGGTTCCCAATCGATCATCCTTCTGAACGCAAATGCGGCTCCGGTTGGGCAGCGGCCGGCGAGCCCGCCGCCTTGTTCCCGTCGCGGCGGTCCGCATAGTGGATCACCCGGTCGTAGGCGTCGCGGATCACGTCATTGATCGGAATGACCGTGCCGCTGACGCTTTGCTCGGCCAGCAGATCCAAGTCCACATCCGAGAGGACCATCTGCTCCTGGTTGACGATGCCCTCGGCCGCCACCCCGTCGCGGGCAAAGAAATAGTCCGAGGGCGTGAGGATCGCTGCCTGGCCGTAGTGCGTGGCCATGCACGGCACGTCGGGAAGGTTGCCCACGGTCCCCGCCATGGCCACGTAGATCTGATTCTCGATCGCCCGCGCCTGGGCGCAGTAGCGCACCCGGCAGAATCCCTGCCGCTCGTCCGTGCACGACGGCACGAACAGAATCTGCGCTCCGCCTTCCGCCAGCGCCCGCGCGGCTTCCGGAAACTCCACGTCGTAACACACCAGAATGGCGATCCTGCCGTAGTCCGTATGGTAGACATAAAATCCGTGGCCCCGGCTCATCTGGTAGAGATTCCTCTCCGTGGGCGTGAGGTGCACCTTCTTCTGCCGGAACACCCGGCCGTTCGGGGTGAACAGGTGCGCCGCGTTAAACAGCGCGCCTTGCTGAATAACGGGATGCGTCCCGGCGATGATGTACAGCCCGGTTTCCGCCGCCAGCCGCTGGAAGAGGTCCTCGTACTCCAGGGTGAGCTGTGCCAGACGGCGCACCGCGCGGCCCGGAGCCGGCTCGCGCAGGTAGCTCAGCAGTTGCATCGTGAAGTACTCGGGGAAGACCACGAAGTGGCTGCGGTAATCGCGGGCGCTGCGCACGAAGAACTCCACCTGGGTCGCAAAGTCCTCGAAGCGCCGGATGGGGCGGAGCAGGTACTGCAGCGCGGCGATGCGCACGCGCGACGGGCCCAATCGTTCGCGCAGGGCCTCTTCGCCCGGTTCCTCCAGGGCCGCGTGCTGCTCGCCGGCCTCCAGGCTTACGGTCGCCACGTATTCCGGGTTCAGCCATTCCAGCAGCGTCGCGTAGCCCCGCGACTCGATGTCTTCCAGATATTCCGGGACGACGTCCAGAACCACCAGCCCGTTTGCCAGCTGGAAGCTCAGCGTCGGGTCCTTTCTTTTTCCCTGCACCACTTCTTCCACGTATTCCCGCGGCGTCATCTTCTGCGCGATCTCCGCGTAGCCCGGAATCCGTCCGCCGGTCAGCAGGCGCTTCAGCCCGCGCTCCCGCACCATCTTCTTGCGCGCGTCGTAGAAGCGCGAGCCCACGCCATTCCGGCGCGCCAGCGGGTCCACGCACATGTCCGCGCCGTAGAGGGTCTTGCCGAGCGGGTCATGGGTGTCGAATGTTCCGCGTCCGGTGATCGCGGACCACTTGGCCGACTCGGCGTAGTCGTCCCAATCGATGATGAGGGAACTCGCGGAACCCAGCAGCCGCCCGGTCTCGTCCACGGCGACCAGCTGGCCTTCGGGGAAGACGGAAAGATGGTGGGAAAGCTCCTCGGTCGTCCAGCTCAGCATTTCCGGGAAGACCCGGACCTGCAGCTCCACTACCCCCGGTATGTCCTCCAGGGTCATCGGTCTTACTAGCACGCGAGATCTCTCGGCGCTCATGGAGCCGCTCTAGCAAGGAGGATAGCAAATATTAAACGAGGATGTCATGAGTGCGGCGGTTTTCCCCCGGTGGCGGGAAGATAGGAACGGCCTAAAGGGGCTTTGCGGGAATCGGCCCTCAGGGACGCGCAAACGCTGCGCCCTAGCTGATCAGCCGGGCGATGAAGAAGGCGGCGCCGGCGGCCAGGCCGCCGGTGGAGACGGTTTGCAGGGCGCCGCGCAGCGGGGCGATGCCGGTGTAATGCGCCTTCACCCCGCCGAAGATGGCCAGGGCCAGCAGGGTGATGCCCACCGAATACCACAGCCCGGTGATGACGTTGTGCTGGAGCATGTAGGGGGCGAGGGGAATGAGGCCGCCGAAGATGTACGAGGCGGCGATGGTCAAGGCGCTGCGGCTGGCGCGCTGCGGGTGCGGCTCTTCGAGGCCCAGTTCGAAGCGCATCATGAAGTCCACCCAGCGCTTGTTGTCGGAGCAGATGGCGGTGACTACCGGGGCCATCTGTTCGGGGGTGAGCCCGTAGCCGTGGAAAATGTCCATCACCTCCTGGACTTCGTGCTCGCGCAGATCGACGATTTCGTGGTATTCGCGCTGGAGCTCGCTGGCGTAGTGTTCGGCGTCGGTTTTGGCGGCCAGGTAGCCGCCGAGGCCCATGGCAATGGAACCAGCGGCGATTTCCGCCAGGCCGGCGGTGACCACCAGGCCGCTGGCGCCGGCCACGGCGGCGACGGCGCCGGAAATCCCCGCGGCCAGGGCGAAGGGCACGGTCAGGCCGTCGGCCATGCCGATGACCACGTCGCGGACCGATGCGCTGGCGGTGAAGTGCTTTTCCACGTGCGGTGTGGTGGGCATGAAGGGTTCCTCGATTTCCGGCGCTCTGCGCCGTGGCCCGCAGGGTGCGCGGCAAAAGACCGCGCAGTATACCATTACGGCAGGGGCTGCGGAGCGGCTGCCAGGCGGGAAGAGGGCGGGGCGGGAGTTTTACATTTCTTTACACCTTTGCGGATGTTGTGTTAGCCTGTTTGTGGTCGAAGAAAAGAGAAAAACACTTTTGTGGGAATGACGGAGAGGGCGGCCTTGAGCGACGCGAAAATGGTGTTGATCGAACAGTTCCGTAGCCATGTGAAGGATACGGGCTCGCCGGAAGTGCAAATCGCTCTTTTGAGCGAGCGGATCAACTATCTTACCTCGCATCTCAAGTCGCACATGAAGGACCATGCTTCGCGGCGGGGGTTGATCATGATGGTCAACAAGCGCCGGCGCCTGCTGGACTACCTCAACCGCCGTGACCCAGAACGGTATCGCGAGATTGTCGAACGTCTTAGCCTGCGCAAGTAGCCGACTTTACCGCCGGCTTCTTCCTTTACAGAGCGAAATTACGCTGATGCAGCCGAGTCTGCCCGCAGCGTTGCGGCTCGTTGGCCGCACGCCCGGGCCTCTCTCTGTCTGACGCCGCTCGTTTGCGCCTCGCCATCTCTCTTCTTTCCGGCACCCGATGGAGCATTGCGCTTCCACGGGAAAAGGCCCCGCAACGGGGAAAAAGGAAAGTAACTTATGTCTGAAAATTCACATCTACCGGCACCGCACACAGTTACCGTCGAGGTCGGGGGACGCACCCTGACGCTCGAAACGGGCAAGATCGCCCGGCAAGCGCACGGCGCCATCGTAGCGCGCTACGGCGATACGGTGGTGCTGACGACCGCCTGCATGGCCTCGACCCTGAACGACCGCGACTTTCTGCCGCTCACGGTGGACTACCGCGAGTACACCTACTCCGCGGGAAAAATTCCCGGCGGCTTCTTCAAGCGCGAAGGGCGGCCTTCGGAGAAAGAAATTCTGACTTCGCGGCAGATCGACCGGCCGATGCGCCCGCTGTTTCCGGAAGCCTGGCGCAATGAAACCCAGATCGTGTCCATGGTGCTCTCCGCGGACAGC encodes:
- a CDS encoding VIT1/CCC1 transporter family protein, whose translation is MPTTPHVEKHFTASASVRDVVIGMADGLTVPFALAAGISGAVAAVAGASGLVVTAGLAEIAAGSIAMGLGGYLAAKTDAEHYASELQREYHEIVDLREHEVQEVMDIFHGYGLTPEQMAPVVTAICSDNKRWVDFMMRFELGLEEPHPQRASRSALTIAASYIFGGLIPLAPYMLQHNVITGLWYSVGITLLALAIFGGVKAHYTGIAPLRGALQTVSTGGLAAGAAFFIARLIS
- a CDS encoding bifunctional GNAT family N-acetyltransferase/carbon-nitrogen hydrolase family protein; the encoded protein is MLVRPMTLEDIPGVVELQVRVFPEMLSWTTEELSHHLSVFPEGQLVAVDETGRLLGSASSLIIDWDDYAESAKWSAITGRGTFDTHDPLGKTLYGADMCVDPLARRNGVGSRFYDARKKMVRERGLKRLLTGGRIPGYAEIAQKMTPREYVEEVVQGKRKDPTLSFQLANGLVVLDVVPEYLEDIESRGYATLLEWLNPEYVATVSLEAGEQHAALEEPGEEALRERLGPSRVRIAALQYLLRPIRRFEDFATQVEFFVRSARDYRSHFVVFPEYFTMQLLSYLREPAPGRAVRRLAQLTLEYEDLFQRLAAETGLYIIAGTHPVIQQGALFNAAHLFTPNGRVFRQKKVHLTPTERNLYQMSRGHGFYVYHTDYGRIAILVCYDVEFPEAARALAEGGAQILFVPSCTDERQGFCRVRYCAQARAIENQIYVAMAGTVGNLPDVPCMATHYGQAAILTPSDYFFARDGVAAEGIVNQEQMVLSDVDLDLLAEQSVSGTVIPINDVIRDAYDRVIHYADRRDGNKAAGSPAAAQPEPHLRSEG
- the rpsO gene encoding 30S ribosomal protein S15 gives rise to the protein MVLIEQFRSHVKDTGSPEVQIALLSERINYLTSHLKSHMKDHASRRGLIMMVNKRRRLLDYLNRRDPERYREIVERLSLRK